A part of Aquibium oceanicum genomic DNA contains:
- a CDS encoding TRAP transporter permease, giving the protein MTMQAERELEAPPPGGAVRIATTLLGAGIALAGIAWGADLYRTAGWNFLAEQFLAVVLGMSLAMVYIVRPFRAADAPRERVPWYDWILAAVSLATGIYMGWHYPRMLGEFFNFPWDVLIVTWLLLVLVLEGLRRSSGWPLVIVVLAFFAYALVGHLVSGSLQTREVELNAMVVYLGLDTSGLFGLVLLIGVTVVIPFVFFGQLLSSSGGANFFNDISLALMGRFRGGAAKISVLASSLFGSINGIVVSNILATGVITIPMMKKSGFKPEHAAAIEASASNGGQLMPPVMGAVAFLMADFLQISYGEVAIAALVPSLLYYFALFIQADLEAAKGNILRVPAKDIPRLLRVLAKGWLFMLPFAVLIYALFWLNREPENAAIYACLAVMLIGFVFGYSAQRLTLAEIWNCVVRAGVSSADIIMIAAAAGFIMGILQITGLGFALTIFLVDMGAGNVLLLLFISAVLCIILGMGMPTLGVYVLLAVLIVPALVEVGVSPLAAHMFILYLGMMSFVTPPVAIAAFFAANLAKADPMKTGWAAMRFSWTAYIVPFLFVFSPTLLLQSTSWSAILLSVSTAIIGVWFVSAGMIGYGLRRMPALWRIVSTVGGFLLLLPPEMTGWAWIANVAGFLLAASVLASEYVASRAMAEAGKIAAE; this is encoded by the coding sequence ATGACAATGCAGGCCGAACGTGAACTGGAGGCGCCGCCACCCGGCGGCGCCGTCAGAATCGCGACCACGCTGCTTGGCGCGGGCATCGCGCTTGCCGGCATCGCCTGGGGCGCCGATCTCTACCGCACCGCGGGCTGGAACTTCCTCGCCGAGCAGTTCCTGGCCGTCGTGCTGGGAATGTCGCTGGCGATGGTCTACATCGTGCGCCCGTTTCGCGCGGCCGATGCGCCGCGGGAGCGGGTGCCCTGGTATGACTGGATCCTGGCGGCCGTTTCGCTGGCGACCGGGATCTACATGGGGTGGCACTATCCGCGCATGCTGGGCGAGTTCTTCAACTTTCCCTGGGACGTGCTGATCGTCACCTGGCTGCTGCTGGTCCTGGTCCTCGAAGGCCTCCGGCGCTCTTCGGGATGGCCGCTCGTCATCGTCGTCCTGGCCTTCTTCGCCTATGCCCTGGTCGGGCATCTGGTGAGCGGAAGCCTCCAGACGAGGGAGGTCGAGCTGAACGCGATGGTCGTCTATCTCGGCCTCGACACCAGCGGCCTGTTCGGGCTGGTGCTGCTGATCGGGGTGACGGTCGTCATTCCCTTCGTCTTCTTCGGCCAGCTCCTGTCCTCGTCTGGCGGAGCAAACTTCTTCAACGACATCTCGCTGGCGCTGATGGGTCGATTCCGCGGCGGCGCGGCGAAGATCTCGGTGCTTGCCTCGTCGCTGTTCGGGTCTATCAATGGCATCGTCGTCTCCAACATCCTCGCCACCGGCGTCATCACCATACCCATGATGAAGAAATCGGGTTTCAAGCCCGAGCACGCGGCGGCGATCGAGGCGAGCGCCTCCAACGGCGGCCAGCTGATGCCGCCGGTCATGGGCGCGGTCGCCTTCCTGATGGCCGACTTCCTGCAGATCAGTTATGGCGAGGTCGCGATTGCCGCGCTGGTGCCGTCGCTGCTCTACTACTTCGCGCTCTTCATCCAGGCCGATCTCGAGGCGGCCAAGGGCAACATCCTGCGCGTCCCCGCCAAGGATATCCCGCGGCTGCTCCGGGTCTTGGCCAAGGGCTGGCTCTTCATGTTGCCATTCGCGGTCCTCATCTACGCGCTGTTCTGGCTGAACCGCGAGCCGGAGAACGCGGCGATCTATGCCTGCCTCGCGGTCATGCTGATCGGATTCGTGTTCGGCTATAGCGCACAGCGCCTCACCCTGGCGGAGATCTGGAACTGCGTTGTCCGCGCCGGGGTATCTTCGGCCGACATCATCATGATCGCCGCCGCCGCCGGCTTCATCATGGGCATATTGCAGATCACCGGGCTCGGCTTCGCTCTGACGATCTTCCTCGTCGACATGGGCGCCGGCAACGTCCTTCTGCTGCTCTTCATCTCGGCGGTGCTGTGCATCATCCTCGGCATGGGCATGCCGACGCTTGGAGTCTACGTGCTTCTTGCCGTGCTCATCGTCCCGGCGCTCGTGGAGGTCGGCGTCTCGCCGCTCGCCGCGCACATGTTCATCCTCTACCTCGGCATGATGAGCTTCGTGACGCCGCCCGTGGCGATCGCAGCCTTCTTCGCCGCCAACCTCGCAAAGGCCGATCCCATGAAGACCGGATGGGCCGCGATGCGGTTTTCCTGGACCGCCTACATCGTGCCGTTCCTGTTCGTCTTTTCCCCGACATTGCTGTTGCAGAGCACGTCGTGGAGCGCGATCCTGCTTTCGGTTTCGACGGCGATCATCGGGGTCTGGTTCGTCTCGGCGGGCATGATCGGATACGGGCTCAGACGCATGCCGGCGCTCTGGCGCATCGTCTCCACGGTCGGCGGTTTCCTGCTCCTGCTTCCGCCCGAGATGACGGGATGGGCCTGGATCGCCAACGTCGCCGGTTTCCTTCTGGCCGCTTCGGTCCTCGCCAGCGAGTATGTCGCGAGCCGGGCGATGGCGGAAGCCGGCAAAATTGCCGCCGAATAG
- a CDS encoding ABC transporter substrate-binding protein: MKMTLLGLATVLSLSTTPLLAQTQGVTDTTVKFGSHTDLSGPLAIGGAPATVASQIRFDEANAAGGVHGRMIELVVEDTQYQVPLAVRATNKLVQSDKVFALFHSVGTQQGLATMPITDKAGIPYIFPLTAAAAMAEPLNPLHFSYFVTYANQASGAIRYFHEKEKFSSLCMQTHSTEYGDENRRGMEAVTSELGIEVKLVGTHKPTDTEFAGAATAIKNAGCDFVYLGTTIKDTIALYATLRKLGYEGTIAANMLPFLPMVPAAGGGAMEGLQVVTPMGAVDWTSGPPERKAFFDEYMKRQNEEPSVYAIYGWLAADLAVKALENAGPDLTVESFTKGIEQIQGYQDPFGGPTISFGPEKHFGGDKLLLYAVKDGKWELVEQNLEF, from the coding sequence ATGAAGATGACCTTGCTTGGCCTGGCGACGGTGTTGTCGCTGTCCACCACGCCTCTGCTCGCACAGACCCAGGGAGTGACCGACACCACGGTGAAGTTCGGCAGCCATACCGATCTGTCCGGCCCGCTCGCCATCGGCGGCGCACCGGCCACGGTGGCATCGCAGATCCGGTTCGACGAGGCCAACGCGGCCGGTGGCGTGCATGGCCGCATGATCGAACTGGTCGTCGAGGACACGCAATATCAGGTGCCCCTCGCCGTGCGGGCGACCAACAAGCTGGTTCAGAGCGACAAGGTGTTCGCGCTGTTCCATTCCGTGGGAACGCAGCAGGGTCTCGCCACCATGCCGATCACGGACAAGGCCGGCATTCCCTACATATTCCCGCTCACGGCCGCCGCCGCGATGGCCGAGCCGCTCAATCCGCTGCACTTCAGCTATTTCGTCACCTACGCCAACCAGGCGAGCGGCGCGATCCGCTATTTCCACGAGAAGGAAAAGTTCTCGTCGCTGTGCATGCAGACGCACTCGACCGAATACGGCGACGAAAACCGCCGTGGAATGGAGGCAGTCACCTCCGAGCTGGGCATCGAAGTGAAGCTCGTCGGAACGCATAAGCCGACCGATACCGAGTTCGCGGGCGCGGCGACCGCGATCAAGAATGCCGGCTGCGACTTCGTCTATCTCGGCACCACGATCAAGGACACGATCGCGCTCTATGCGACGCTCCGCAAGCTCGGCTACGAGGGAACGATCGCCGCGAACATGCTCCCCTTCCTGCCGATGGTGCCAGCGGCCGGCGGCGGCGCGATGGAAGGGCTGCAGGTGGTGACGCCGATGGGAGCCGTCGACTGGACGTCCGGCCCGCCCGAACGCAAGGCCTTCTTCGACGAATACATGAAGCGCCAGAACGAGGAGCCTTCCGTCTATGCGATCTACGGCTGGCTCGCCGCCGACCTCGCCGTGAAGGCGCTGGAGAATGCCGGGCCTGACCTGACCGTCGAGAGCTTCACCAAGGGTATCGAGCAGATCCAGGGCTATCAGGATCCGTTCGGCGGACCGACGATCAGCTTTGGACCCGAGAAGCATTTCGGCGGCGACAAGCTGCTCCTCTACGCGGTCAAGGACGGCAAGTGGGAACTGGTCGAGCAGAATCTCGAGTTCTAG
- a CDS encoding fumarylacetoacetate hydrolase family protein, whose translation MRFCRFDDDRIGVVANDLVHDVTAALDDLPPLKWPAPRGDHFFNHFERLRPKMEELARSTPGRPVGDVRLLSPVANPGKIVAAPVNYQLHLDESRADKQINFGTQVKTIADYGVFLKAPSSLIGASETVVADWPDRRIDHEIELALVIGRKGFRIAESDALDHVAGYMIGLDMTIRGTEDRSFRKSLDTFTVLGPHVVTADEIGDPGNLDFEIKVNGETRQKSNTSLLIWNVQKLIAYASKAYTLYPGDVIMTGTPEGVAPVSPGDTMHAWIDRIGEMSVKVGG comes from the coding sequence ATGCGTTTCTGCCGCTTCGACGACGACCGCATCGGTGTCGTCGCCAACGACCTCGTCCACGACGTCACCGCCGCCCTGGACGACCTGCCGCCGCTGAAATGGCCAGCGCCGCGCGGCGACCACTTCTTCAATCATTTCGAGCGCCTGCGCCCTAAGATGGAAGAACTCGCCCGATCCACGCCGGGCCGGCCAGTCGGCGACGTGAGGCTGCTGTCGCCCGTCGCCAATCCCGGTAAGATCGTCGCCGCGCCGGTGAATTACCAGCTTCATCTCGATGAATCGCGGGCCGACAAGCAGATCAACTTCGGCACGCAGGTGAAGACGATCGCCGATTACGGCGTCTTCCTGAAGGCGCCCAGTTCGCTGATCGGCGCGAGCGAGACGGTGGTCGCGGACTGGCCAGACCGCCGCATCGACCACGAGATCGAACTTGCGCTGGTGATCGGCAGGAAGGGTTTTCGTATCGCCGAATCCGATGCGCTCGACCATGTCGCGGGCTACATGATCGGGCTCGACATGACGATCCGCGGCACGGAGGATCGCTCCTTCCGCAAGTCGCTGGACACTTTCACAGTGCTGGGGCCGCATGTGGTGACGGCCGACGAGATCGGCGATCCGGGCAATCTCGATTTCGAGATCAAGGTGAACGGCGAGACCAGGCAGAAGTCGAACACGAGCCTGTTGATCTGGAACGTCCAGAAGCTCATCGCCTACGCCTCGAAAGCCTACACGCTGTATCCGGGCGACGTGATCATGACGGGCACTCCCGAGGGCGTTGCACCAGTCTCACCCGGCGACACCATGCACGCCTGGATCGACCGGATCGGCGAGATGTCGGTCAAGGTCGGCGGCTGA
- a CDS encoding enoyl-CoA hydratase/isomerase family protein yields the protein MAEFTSETRSDGIAIITFDVPERLNPLGPAGLRSLADHLVALSGDDSVVAVVLTGQGKAFSSGASLDQLLGLIGTEGSAGLPPRLIRDLFDTAVNPIQRAIADMPKPVITAINGIAAGGGVGLALAGDVVLATENASFRLTFVPNLAIMPDLGASWFLTRLAGRGRAMAAVMTGDAISAREALAWGLVWRIEPEETLLSAAIDLAGRLARGPRHMYPVLRRAIDGASRASLSEQLDLEREVNVELCGTPQFAEGVRAFLEKRPPQFQ from the coding sequence GTGGCCGAATTCACCAGCGAGACCAGATCTGACGGCATCGCGATCATCACCTTCGACGTCCCCGAACGGCTGAATCCGCTCGGGCCCGCCGGACTTCGCAGCCTCGCCGATCATCTGGTTGCGCTTTCAGGCGACGATTCGGTCGTCGCGGTCGTGCTGACCGGCCAAGGCAAGGCGTTCTCCTCCGGCGCGAGCCTTGACCAGCTTCTCGGCCTGATCGGCACGGAGGGGTCCGCCGGGTTACCGCCGCGCCTCATCCGCGATCTGTTCGACACGGCCGTGAACCCGATCCAGCGGGCGATCGCGGACATGCCGAAACCCGTGATCACGGCCATCAATGGCATCGCGGCGGGCGGCGGCGTTGGGCTTGCGCTCGCTGGCGACGTCGTCTTGGCAACCGAGAATGCGAGCTTCCGCCTGACCTTCGTGCCGAACCTCGCTATCATGCCGGATCTCGGGGCAAGCTGGTTCCTGACCCGGCTCGCCGGTCGCGGACGGGCGATGGCCGCCGTGATGACCGGCGACGCGATCTCCGCACGCGAGGCGCTGGCGTGGGGGCTCGTCTGGCGGATCGAGCCGGAGGAGACGTTGCTGTCCGCCGCCATCGATTTGGCCGGTCGCCTCGCGCGCGGACCGCGACACATGTATCCCGTCCTGAGGCGCGCCATCGATGGCGCTTCGCGCGCGAGCCTGTCCGAACAGCTCGACTTGGAACGCGAGGTCAATGTCGAGCTCTGCGGCACCCCGCAATTCGCCGAAGGCGTCCGTGCCTTCCTCGAGAAACGCCCTCCGCAATTTCAATGA
- a CDS encoding amidohydrolase family protein produces the protein MRKIDVFTHIWPEAYFKALIGIVGEMHAITARSGRVPMMTDLDRRFEVMDMFGDDYCQVLSLAAPALEAIGTPEQALELSRIGTDAMAELCAKHPRRFPGFIGQAPLSNPAACVDECRRAIEEKGAVGMQIYTNVKGKPLDLEEFAPFFDYMAKAGKPVWMHPARAQDFPDYQTENLSEYEIWWTFGWPYETSAAMARMVFSRFFDRFPGLKVITHHAGGMVPFFEGRVGPGWDQMGKRTTDRDLAPVLSALERPHLEYFKEFYADTASFGSRKAIEHAVEFFGEERVLFASDAPFDPEGGPMYIRETIRILDALEDEALKRRIYQDNAVALLGPSI, from the coding sequence ATGCGAAAGATCGACGTCTTCACCCACATCTGGCCCGAAGCCTACTTCAAGGCGCTGATCGGCATCGTCGGCGAGATGCATGCCATCACGGCCCGATCCGGCCGAGTGCCGATGATGACCGATCTCGATCGGCGCTTCGAGGTCATGGATATGTTCGGCGACGACTATTGTCAGGTGCTGTCGCTGGCTGCGCCGGCACTGGAGGCGATCGGCACACCGGAACAGGCGCTGGAACTGTCGCGCATCGGTACCGACGCCATGGCGGAGCTGTGCGCGAAGCATCCGCGCCGGTTCCCGGGCTTCATCGGCCAGGCGCCGCTCTCGAACCCCGCAGCCTGTGTCGACGAATGCCGCCGCGCCATCGAGGAGAAGGGCGCCGTCGGCATGCAGATCTACACGAACGTGAAAGGCAAGCCGCTCGACCTCGAGGAATTTGCGCCCTTCTTCGATTACATGGCCAAAGCCGGCAAGCCCGTGTGGATGCATCCGGCGCGTGCGCAGGATTTCCCAGACTACCAGACCGAAAATCTTTCGGAGTACGAAATTTGGTGGACCTTCGGTTGGCCCTACGAGACCTCGGCCGCCATGGCGCGAATGGTCTTCTCGCGCTTCTTCGACCGTTTCCCGGGCCTGAAGGTGATCACCCACCATGCCGGCGGAATGGTGCCCTTTTTCGAGGGGCGCGTCGGCCCCGGCTGGGACCAGATGGGCAAGCGCACGACAGACCGCGATCTCGCCCCGGTTCTATCGGCCCTGGAGCGCCCGCATCTGGAGTACTTCAAGGAGTTCTATGCCGACACGGCGTCTTTCGGTTCACGCAAGGCGATCGAGCACGCGGTGGAGTTCTTCGGCGAGGAGCGCGTGCTGTTCGCCTCCGATGCGCCGTTCGATCCGGAAGGCGGCCCGATGTACATTCGGGAGACCATCCGGATCCTCGACGCACTGGAGGACGAGGCGCTGAAGCGCAGGATCTATCAGGACAACGCCGTCGCCCTGCTCGGCCCGTCGATCTAG
- the gtdA gene encoding gentisate 1,2-dioxygenase — protein MTQSSSTPEQRKDFYDRLAPQNLAPLWEVLRGLLPNEPKSKAAPHRWRYSDIRPLLMESGRLLTAQEAERRVLVLENPNFTGMSRATSTMYAGIQLIMPGETAPAHRHTPSALRFMLEGEGAFTAVGGERTTMRRGDFIITPSWAYHDHGNEGSDPCAWLDGLDLPLVSFFEAGFNEHYNDERQSITRPEGDAIARFGSGMLPLKPVERYGLTTPIFNYPYERTREALVAAAKGEEPDAHEAVSLRYANPIDGGWAMPTMSAWMTHLPKGFETAPMRSTDGIVMALSEGAVTATIGDKNFDLSERDVAVAPGWTWRSFKATQDSFVFCFSDRVAQEKLGLWREERGAAR, from the coding sequence ATGACACAATCCAGTTCGACGCCCGAGCAGCGCAAGGACTTCTACGACCGGCTGGCGCCGCAGAACCTCGCTCCGCTCTGGGAGGTGCTGCGCGGCCTGCTGCCGAACGAGCCGAAGTCGAAGGCCGCGCCCCACCGTTGGCGATACTCCGACATCCGCCCACTGCTCATGGAGTCCGGGCGGTTGCTTACTGCGCAGGAGGCAGAACGGCGCGTACTCGTGCTGGAGAACCCGAACTTCACCGGCATGTCGCGCGCTACGTCCACGATGTATGCCGGAATCCAGTTGATCATGCCGGGCGAGACGGCGCCGGCGCATCGTCATACGCCGTCGGCACTGCGCTTCATGCTGGAGGGCGAAGGCGCATTCACGGCGGTCGGCGGCGAGCGGACGACCATGCGCCGTGGCGATTTCATCATCACGCCGTCCTGGGCGTATCACGACCACGGCAACGAAGGCTCCGATCCCTGCGCCTGGCTGGACGGGCTCGACCTGCCGCTGGTCTCCTTTTTCGAGGCCGGCTTCAACGAACACTACAATGACGAGCGGCAGTCGATCACCCGCCCCGAGGGCGACGCCATAGCCCGCTTCGGGTCGGGCATGCTGCCGCTCAAGCCTGTCGAGCGGTACGGGCTGACGACGCCGATCTTCAACTATCCCTACGAGCGGACGCGCGAGGCTCTGGTCGCCGCGGCGAAGGGCGAGGAGCCGGACGCACACGAGGCGGTCTCGCTGCGCTATGCAAATCCGATCGACGGCGGGTGGGCCATGCCGACCATGTCGGCCTGGATGACGCACCTGCCGAAGGGGTTCGAGACCGCGCCGATGCGCTCCACCGACGGCATCGTGATGGCGCTCAGCGAGGGCGCCGTGACCGCGACGATCGGCGACAAGAACTTCGATCTCTCCGAACGCGACGTGGCTGTCGCGCCGGGGTGGACGTGGCGCAGCTTCAAGGCGACGCAGGACAGTTTCGTGTTCTGCTTCTCTGACCGCGTCGCCCAGGAGAAGCTTGGCCTGTGGCGCGAAGAGCGTGGCGCGGCCCGCTGA